The following are encoded in a window of Panthera leo isolate Ple1 chromosome B2, P.leo_Ple1_pat1.1, whole genome shotgun sequence genomic DNA:
- the MPC1 gene encoding mitochondrial pyruvate carrier 1 isoform X3 produces MKKSPEIISGRMTFALCCYSLTFMRFAYKVQPRNWLLFACHATNEVAQLIQGSRLIKYEMTKKASA; encoded by the exons ATGAAAAAGTCTCCAGAGATTATCAGTGGGCGGATGACATTTG CTCTCTGCTGTTACTCCTTGACGTTCATGAGATTTGCCTACAAGGTGCAGCCTCGAAACTGGCTTCTCTTCGCCTGCCACGCCACAAACGAAGTCGCCCAGCTCATTCAGGGGAGTCGCCTTATCAAATACGA GATGACTAAAAAGGCATCGGCATaa